In Novosphingobium kaempferiae, the DNA window TCCCGATGATCCGATAGCCTCGCCGGGCGAGTTCGGCTGCAGCAGCCCTACCTAACCCGGAACTGGCACCTGTAATGATAGCTGTGGGAAACTCGTCCAAGGAATGCTCCGTCACAAAGAGAATTGACGTGCGCCTGAGAAACTTAGGTCATAGTGTGACTTGCGACAGGTCGATGGAAGCCACGGTGAACCGGTAATGCCGCACGTGCACTGTATTGCGGGCTGTTAGCTTATATTCGACAATGTACTGCGCGATCAGACCAAACCGGACGGATGCCGGATAGCGTGAGCAGGTGCTGCTTCAGTCAACCAGTTCACCTCTACGCAGCCAGCTTAATCCTCGGGCGCCAGTGTTACACGCAGGCCGGACAAACTTTCAGTCAATAATATCTGGCACGAGAGCCGCGACCTCTCATCACGGTGGCTCGAGGTGTCGAGAAGGTCATCTTCGTCTGGACTCATTGACGAGGTTAGATCCGAAAAAGCCGCGTCAACGAAGACATGGCAAGTAGCGCATGAACAGCAGCCACCGCACAGCGCCAGCATGTCATCGAAACCAGCGTCGCGGATCACCTCCATGACTGTCCGGTCCGGGGGAGATACGATGGCACGCTCGTTTCCGGCGCGATCTGTGACAATCAGTTCGGGCATAGCATTTCCTCGATGCTTTGAAGATTGGTGCACGCCGTCCAACGGCGCATCGGCAATTTTAGAAGCTGTAACGAAGGCGCGCGCCGTACATCCGTGGCTCGCCGAGCGTGGCGGTCTCGAACCCGGTGGACGACCAGAGCCCGGTGACATAGGTAAAGTAGCGTTCCTTCGTCAGATTGGTGACGAATGCAGTCAGATCCACGGGCGTGTCCGCGATTGACTTCCAGCCTGCGTTGAGGCTGACGAGATTGATCGGGGCGATGATCCCGATATCGCGCCCCAAAAGTGCGATACTGGCCGGGTCGCGCGATGCGTAGCTCGCCCTTTGAGCGCCCGTGTAACTGTAGGTCGCTCCGAAACTGATCTCGCCGATCTGCCGACCCAGGGGCAGGGTGTAGGCTCCCGAGAGCACCAGTTTGTGAGTTGGCGTCAGGGCAAGCCGGTCTCCCTCAATCACTGCCGACCCGACGATATAGGGATCATTGGCTGGCAGCGTGACCGCAGTGATGGACTTGATGCGGGTGTTTAAATAGGCGTAACTTGCATTGAGCGAGAGACCCGCCACCGGGCGTAGGGCCGCTTCGACCTCCACGCCGTAAATTCGCGACTTTCCTGCGTTGACCGGTCCGGTCGTGGCTGCGACGGTCCCGGCAACGGCCTGATTGTCGCCGAAACCGACCTGGATTTGCTGGTCAGCAAAGTCGTTGTAAAAGGCAGAGATATTGAAATTGCCTCTGACCGCCCCATTGAATGACGCCTTTGCGCCGACCTCGAAAGTATCGACCTTTTCAGGGCGGAAACGCTGATATTGTACCGGAGCGTCAGGTTTGATCCCGCCGGTGCGGTAGCCGCGCGCATACTTGGCATAGAGGAGTACGTCATCCGTCGGCTTGAAGTCGAGGCCTACCAGCCACGTCGGCGCGGATGACTTCTGCTCCAGATCGAGAGCGCACTGCGGCAATTCAGTCGTCGGCCGCGGGCAATAGTGGGTGGCCAGGCCACCGCCTGCGACGGGAGCGAAGCTATAGGCGATCTGCGAGCTTGAGCTGCGCTGCAGATCCCAAGTATAGCGCAATCCGCCAGTGACCTTGATCTGGTCGGTGATCTCATAGCTTGCCTGCAGATAGCTTCCGATACTCTGCGTGATCAGACGGTTCCGGTTGTAGTTCACGGTGCCAACCTGCACTGGAAACCCAAGCTGCGCAGTCAGGAACAAGCCAAGGACGTCTGTGCATTGCAATGCCTGAACGTCGGTGCAGTAAAGCGATGTCGGCGACATCGATCCAACGGGACCGAGCGGTGAAGCGCGCTCATAATAGAGCCCAGCCTGCCACGTCAGGCGATTGTCTCCCGACCTGCCTTGGAACTGGAGTTCTTCGGTGAAGGTCGACTGATATGCGACGCCCTTTGCATCCGGCGAGGGCGAGAATGCCGAGAAGGGAAACGGGCGCGCAGGCTCGCCTGCTACAGGGATGGAGTAGAATTGAGTTCCGAATAGAGCAGACTGCATATTCTGTTTCAGCTGACCGTAGCTGGCAATGTTCTTGATCGTCAGCCGGTCGGTCGCGTTCCAGGCCAACGTGTTGGAAATCTGCCAGCTTGCCAGTCGAGAGCCGGGGGACTGGAAAGAGCTGCGGACATCGTAGAAGCCCTCTGCCTTGGCGGCGGCGTCCATCAACTGCGGACAGGCAAATGCACCGTATATGAAACTGGCAGGATTGCAGTCCGTAAGTTTCTGTAACGGCCCGTTCGTATTGGACCTGCTATAGGACACCACGGTGTAATTCTCGAGCGTCGGTGTCAGCTCGGCGACGATGCTGCCTCTCAAAGCCAGGTAATCGACATCGGCGAAATCATCGGGCCCGATGCCGC includes these proteins:
- a CDS encoding TonB-dependent receptor, which encodes MAQEEGNAGDIIVTARRVEERLQDVPISMTVFNQTQITERNVVKAEDLARFTPSLAANSNFGSDNSTFAVRGFVQDIGTGPSVGVYFADVVAPRGGNPALPTGDGAGPGSFFDLQNVQVLKGPQGTLFGRNTTGGAVILVPQRPTDVFEGYVEGSIGNYDLRRVEAVVNIPLADTFRVRLGMDRQKRDGWLRNRSGIGPDDFADVDYLALRGSIVAELTPTLENYTVVSYSRSNTNGPLQKLTDCNPASFIYGAFACPQLMDAAAKAEGFYDVRSSFQSPGSRLASWQISNTLAWNATDRLTIKNIASYGQLKQNMQSALFGTQFYSIPVAGEPARPFPFSAFSPSPDAKGVAYQSTFTEELQFQGRSGDNRLTWQAGLYYERASPLGPVGSMSPTSLYCTDVQALQCTDVLGLFLTAQLGFPVQVGTVNYNRNRLITQSIGSYLQASYEITDQIKVTGGLRYTWDLQRSSSSQIAYSFAPVAGGGLATHYCPRPTTELPQCALDLEQKSSAPTWLVGLDFKPTDDVLLYAKYARGYRTGGIKPDAPVQYQRFRPEKVDTFEVGAKASFNGAVRGNFNISAFYNDFADQQIQVGFGDNQAVAGTVAATTGPVNAGKSRIYGVEVEAALRPVAGLSLNASYAYLNTRIKSITAVTLPANDPYIVGSAVIEGDRLALTPTHKLVLSGAYTLPLGRQIGEISFGATYSYTGAQRASYASRDPASIALLGRDIGIIAPINLVSLNAGWKSIADTPVDLTAFVTNLTKERYFTYVTGLWSSTGFETATLGEPRMYGARLRYSF
- a CDS encoding 2Fe-2S iron-sulfur cluster-binding protein, with the protein product MPELIVTDRAGNERAIVSPPDRTVMEVIRDAGFDDMLALCGGCCSCATCHVFVDAAFSDLTSSMSPDEDDLLDTSSHRDERSRLSCQILLTESLSGLRVTLAPED